The window GGGCCATGTACGCCCTTTGTTCATCAGGCAGAACGCAAACTGGGGATCACTGAGGGCGCTGGGGTACCATCTTGATAAAGGAGTTCGGACTGTGGTTGTGACGATTGACAGGGAAATGATTGCGGTCTTCTGCCAGAAATGGCGGATACGCGAGATGTCCCTTTTTGGGTCGGCATTGCGGGCTGATTTTAATCCGGACAGCGACTTGGATTTTCTGGTCAGTTTTGAGCAGGGGGCGCATTTGGACATCGAAGCGCTGCTGGACATGAAAGAGGAGCTGGAGTCGCACTTTGGGCGGCCGGTAGACCTTGTGGAAAAGGAGGCATTGCGGAACCCCTGGCGGAAACATGAAATCCTCAAGAACCGCGAGGTGATATATGCGGCCTGATTCAAGGGACATAGCCCGGTTGTGGGACAAGCTTGACGCGGCCAGGACAGTGGTGGCGTTTGTCGGAACGCAGCGGTATGAAGATTTCCTGGATGATCGAAAAACACGCAATGCCGTGGAGCGTAATCTGGAGATCATGGGGGAGGCGGCAAAACGTGTCTCCCAGGAAATGCGCGTGAATCACCCGGACATGCCTTGGCGGGCCATTATTGGTTTGCGGAATGTTCTGGCCCATGAGTATGGCGACTTGCGGTATGAAATCCTTTGGGCGGTGATAGAGGAGAAGTTGCCGCTTCTGATTCAAAAAATCGAGGAGATGGGCGTGGACAGTCCGCCATCTTTTGGGGAGCCATAGTTTCAAGCCGGGACATGCAGGCCAGCAGGGGACATTGACGTCCCGGCTTACTCTGAGTCATCCCTCTTCCACCGTTTTATCCCCGCCTTCCTCTTTCTCCGCCTCGCCATGC is drawn from Candidatus Hydrogenedentota bacterium and contains these coding sequences:
- a CDS encoding nucleotidyltransferase domain-containing protein — protein: MIAVFCQKWRIREMSLFGSALRADFNPDSDLDFLVSFEQGAHLDIEALLDMKEELESHFGRPVDLVEKEALRNPWRKHEILKNREVIYAA
- a CDS encoding DUF86 domain-containing protein; translation: MWDKLDAARTVVAFVGTQRYEDFLDDRKTRNAVERNLEIMGEAAKRVSQEMRVNHPDMPWRAIIGLRNVLAHEYGDLRYEILWAVIEEKLPLLIQKIEEMGVDSPPSFGEP